A part of Deinococcus cellulosilyticus NBRC 106333 = KACC 11606 genomic DNA contains:
- a CDS encoding diguanylate cyclase domain-containing protein gives MTRKVAVLMEYFHPYHTTILAGIRSQLDQEGMVCTAVIGRFLNAPSANFRQANQVYGLVQPEEYDGLIVFAMSMGVHCTDGDLQEFVHRFRPMPTVCLGRTVEGAPSVLIDNRSGMEALLDHLVLNRGFRSFVFVRGIRGLLDSDVREGIFREKMQQYGLDVPEHHYLTGNFAFHDTQVALEQLLKITRDFDVVVCANDEMAQAAIDTLSRNGLIVPDQVAVTGFDDSEEFQHVVPALTTVRQSFFEQGRQAVRTLMKVMQGPQDETVVHVPCELVIRESCGNSAIQGQDLVAGKTFSPVNGPELQQRALEQLHLSLQENRASSFLKFWRKMLLGRPQLDEEFMFWQHLLGQTFQHMEMNRDRETLVKLSDLKEESHHILSSALQMLHSRRRVRSIAVSMSIPTLFKAPTWTDLLFEIHRHLTDLDIQKFLLVLRTPQGHAQVALYEGFDEPLDAAPFVPSMLLPPSMQSLLEQDHLVVTPLFDAEGFMGHLVYQPPSFLFFDEASLANTLSSALQQYRQQQMLKAYTENLEQQVQLRTRELQAEIQERRRAQEALQEANAELQRSAFLDGLTQIYNRTAFNDRLRQFWSAHTRNGKPLGLILCDVDFFKKYNDHYGHLQGDACLRAVAEVLATAVRKHDFPARYGGEEFAILLPETDLAGALRVAERVQQLLQQRHLPHLHSEVSAQVTLSMGVACVHPPQQEEVSSLVQQADLRLYQAKRSGRNRVAWEEQQNPSS, from the coding sequence ATGACCCGCAAGGTTGCTGTGCTGATGGAGTACTTCCATCCTTATCACACCACCATCCTGGCTGGCATTCGCTCCCAGCTGGACCAGGAGGGGATGGTTTGCACGGCGGTGATCGGGCGTTTTTTGAATGCCCCATCTGCCAATTTCAGGCAGGCCAATCAGGTGTATGGTCTGGTGCAACCAGAAGAATACGATGGCCTGATCGTCTTTGCCATGTCGATGGGGGTTCACTGTACGGACGGTGATTTGCAGGAATTCGTCCACCGTTTCCGCCCGATGCCGACGGTGTGCCTGGGCCGAACCGTTGAGGGTGCCCCCAGCGTGCTGATCGACAACCGTTCAGGGATGGAGGCCCTGCTGGACCATCTGGTGTTGAACCGTGGCTTCAGAAGTTTTGTGTTTGTGCGGGGCATTCGAGGGCTTCTCGATTCCGATGTGCGGGAAGGCATTTTCAGGGAAAAAATGCAGCAATATGGGCTCGATGTTCCAGAGCATCACTATCTGACCGGGAATTTTGCCTTCCATGACACCCAGGTGGCCCTGGAGCAACTGCTGAAAATCACCCGGGATTTTGATGTGGTGGTGTGCGCCAACGACGAAATGGCCCAGGCGGCCATTGACACCCTCAGTCGCAATGGCTTGATCGTTCCAGATCAGGTGGCGGTCACGGGTTTTGACGACAGCGAGGAGTTTCAGCATGTGGTACCGGCCCTCACCACCGTCAGACAATCCTTCTTTGAACAGGGCAGGCAGGCGGTTCGCACCCTGATGAAGGTCATGCAGGGGCCCCAGGACGAAACTGTGGTCCATGTTCCCTGTGAACTGGTCATCCGGGAGTCGTGCGGCAACTCTGCAATTCAGGGGCAGGATCTGGTGGCTGGAAAGACCTTTTCGCCGGTCAATGGCCCTGAGCTGCAACAGCGGGCACTTGAGCAGTTGCATCTGTCTCTGCAGGAAAATCGGGCCAGCAGCTTCCTGAAATTCTGGCGAAAAATGCTGCTGGGAAGGCCACAGCTGGATGAGGAGTTCATGTTCTGGCAACACCTGCTGGGTCAGACGTTTCAGCACATGGAAATGAACCGGGATCGCGAAACCCTGGTGAAACTGTCCGACCTGAAAGAAGAGTCGCACCACATCCTTTCGAGTGCCCTGCAGATGCTGCACTCAAGGCGCAGGGTGCGGTCCATTGCGGTCTCCATGTCCATCCCCACACTCTTCAAAGCCCCCACCTGGACCGATCTGCTGTTCGAAATTCACCGTCACCTGACCGACCTGGACATCCAGAAATTCCTGCTGGTTCTGCGCACCCCTCAAGGCCATGCCCAGGTGGCCCTCTATGAAGGTTTTGATGAACCACTGGATGCGGCTCCTTTTGTCCCTTCCATGCTGCTTCCACCGTCCATGCAGTCCCTGCTGGAGCAGGACCATCTGGTGGTCACCCCTCTTTTTGATGCAGAAGGGTTCATGGGGCATCTGGTGTACCAGCCTCCCAGTTTTCTGTTTTTCGATGAGGCTTCTCTGGCGAACACCCTCAGCAGTGCCTTGCAACAGTACAGGCAACAGCAGATGCTCAAGGCTTATACCGAGAACCTGGAGCAACAGGTGCAGCTTCGCACCCGTGAACTGCAAGCAGAGATTCAGGAGCGCCGCAGGGCACAGGAGGCCCTGCAGGAAGCCAACGCCGAGCTGCAACGCTCTGCCTTTCTGGATGGGCTCACCCAGATTTACAACCGGACCGCCTTCAATGACCGCCTTCGGCAGTTCTGGAGCGCCCACACCCGCAATGGGAAACCTCTGGGTTTGATCCTGTGTGATGTGGACTTCTTCAAGAAGTACAACGACCATTACGGGCACCTGCAAGGGGATGCCTGTCTGCGGGCAGTGGCAGAGGTGCTTGCCACTGCAGTGCGCAAGCATGATTTTCCGGCCAGATATGGTGGTGAGGAATTTGCCATTCTTCTCCCAGAGACCGATCTTGCAGGTGCTTTGCGGGTCGCTGAGCGGGTTCAACAGTTGCTCCAGCAACGTCACCTTCCGCACCTGCACTCGGAGGTGTCTGCTCAGGTGACCCTGAGCATGGGGGTGGCCTGCGTGCATCCACCCCAGCAGGAAGAGGTTTCCTCACTGGTGCAGCAGGCAGACCTGAGGCTGTACCAGGCCAAACGGTCAGGCCGCAATCGGGTGGCGTGGGAAGAGCAGCAGAATCCTTCCAGTTGA
- a CDS encoding beta-galactosidase — protein sequence MIDLGMKKIPYGGDWNPEQWEREIWDQDIEMFKEAGIDLLTINVFAWTRLQPSEETYDFSLLDEMLALLKANGMLACMATSTAAHPAWMATKYPDILRVDFQGRKRKYGDRHNSCPSSPTYRHFAPRLAEELAKRYKDEDTIALWHVSNEYTGICYCENCEKSFRAWLKNRYQTLDALNQAWNTTFWSQTLTDWDEIVVPNQLTVQWAERGMCQQGLVLDYTRFNSDNHLECYTLEHEAIRKHIPDAVITTNLMGAYKQYNYRDWAKKMDVVSWDCYPSPTQPYSHTSLIHDLMRGIKDGQPFLLMEQTPSQTNWQPYNWVKRPGQMRLGSYQAVAHGADSVLFFQMRQSVGACEKFHGAVIDHTGRNDTRVFREVAALGAELQKLGPDLIGSTLDSEVALWFDWDSWWASENSAGPSVDLHYMNQVSRYYSAFNRAGIQVDVVGPGSDLSKYRLLVTPVMYLLHPEDVEAVTSFVQNGGTLVSSFLTGVADASDRVFRGGAPGPLREVFGLWSEEIDALPPGQKNSIVMQADLGGLSGTYECNLLFDLLRLGGAEVLATYGSDFYAGHPALTRNLYGKGTAYYVATSPEEAFLQGLVHHLCQEAHLKPVLENLPTGVEATRRSKGGRDFLFLLNHNAAEVEVNLGSRSLQNLLNDQHLSGTLTLKPRDVIVAEEVPVLA from the coding sequence GGACCCGACTGCAACCCAGCGAGGAGACCTACGATTTTTCGCTGCTGGATGAAATGCTGGCCCTGCTCAAAGCGAATGGCATGCTGGCCTGCATGGCCACGTCCACGGCTGCTCACCCGGCCTGGATGGCAACAAAATACCCGGACATCCTGCGGGTGGATTTTCAGGGACGCAAACGCAAGTATGGAGACCGACACAACTCCTGCCCCTCCAGTCCCACTTACCGCCACTTTGCCCCCAGACTGGCCGAAGAACTTGCAAAACGCTACAAAGACGAGGACACCATTGCCCTGTGGCATGTTTCCAATGAGTACACCGGGATCTGCTACTGCGAGAACTGCGAAAAGTCCTTCAGGGCCTGGCTGAAAAACCGCTACCAGACCCTGGACGCCCTGAACCAGGCCTGGAACACCACCTTCTGGAGCCAGACCCTCACCGACTGGGATGAGATTGTGGTGCCGAACCAGCTCACGGTGCAGTGGGCTGAACGTGGCATGTGCCAGCAGGGCCTGGTGCTGGATTACACCCGCTTCAACTCGGACAACCACCTGGAGTGTTACACCCTGGAACATGAGGCCATCCGAAAACACATCCCAGATGCTGTCATCACCACCAACCTGATGGGGGCTTACAAACAGTACAATTACCGCGACTGGGCGAAAAAGATGGACGTGGTGAGCTGGGACTGTTACCCCTCCCCCACCCAGCCTTACTCCCACACGTCGCTGATCCATGACCTGATGCGTGGCATCAAGGACGGGCAGCCTTTCCTCTTGATGGAGCAGACCCCGAGCCAGACCAACTGGCAACCTTACAACTGGGTGAAACGCCCCGGGCAGATGCGTCTGGGAAGTTATCAGGCGGTGGCGCACGGTGCGGATTCGGTGCTGTTCTTTCAGATGCGCCAGTCTGTTGGAGCCTGTGAGAAATTCCACGGGGCAGTGATTGACCACACGGGCCGAAACGACACCCGTGTCTTCAGGGAAGTGGCAGCTCTGGGAGCAGAGTTGCAGAAACTGGGTCCTGATCTGATTGGTTCAACCCTGGACAGCGAGGTGGCCCTGTGGTTCGACTGGGACAGCTGGTGGGCCTCAGAAAATTCTGCCGGTCCCAGTGTGGACCTGCATTACATGAATCAGGTCTCCCGGTATTACAGTGCCTTCAACCGGGCTGGAATTCAGGTGGATGTGGTGGGTCCGGGTTCAGACCTTTCAAAATACCGTCTGCTGGTGACTCCGGTGATGTACCTGCTGCACCCTGAGGATGTGGAGGCTGTGACCTCCTTCGTGCAAAACGGTGGAACGCTGGTCAGCAGTTTCCTGACCGGAGTGGCAGATGCCAGTGACCGCGTGTTCAGAGGGGGTGCCCCTGGTCCTCTGCGAGAGGTGTTCGGGCTGTGGAGTGAGGAAATCGACGCCCTGCCTCCTGGGCAGAAAAACAGCATCGTGATGCAGGCTGATCTGGGCGGTTTATCTGGAACCTATGAATGCAACCTGCTTTTTGACCTGTTGCGCCTGGGTGGTGCAGAGGTGCTGGCCACTTACGGCTCTGATTTCTATGCAGGCCATCCTGCCCTCACCCGCAACCTTTATGGCAAGGGCACAGCCTATTACGTGGCGACCAGTCCTGAAGAGGCTTTTCTGCAAGGTCTGGTGCACCACCTCTGTCAGGAAGCCCACTTGAAGCCTGTCCTCGAAAACCTGCCGACGGGTGTGGAAGCCACCCGTCGCAGCAAGGGAGGTCGGGACTTCCTGTTCCTGCTCAACCACAATGCAGCAGAAGTTGAAGTCAACCTCGGCAGCAGGAGCCTTCAAAACCTGCTGAACGATCAGCACCTTTCTGGCACCCTCACCCTGAAGCCCCGCGATGTGATTGTGGCTGAAGAGGTTCCTGTTCTGGCCTGA
- a CDS encoding aldo/keto reductase: MIKRTLGRTGLQVTEIGYGAWGIGQSMWIGAEDDESLKALRRFVELGGNFIDTALGYGNGHSEELVGQVIREFPHVLVATKIPPKNMIWPAPRGIPASDAFPAEHVIQCTEQSLKNLGLPHIDVQQFHVWDDSWTDQGDWKDAIDQLKKDGKIRHFGISINDHQPENAIRLIESGAVDSVQVIYNVFDQGPQDRLLDACLEHNVGVIVRVALDEGGLTGKITPETQFPEGDWRHRYFGGNRKAELQEHLQAIEKDLGINTDQLPETALRFVLSHKAVSTVIVGMRSVRNVERNVALADGNGLPAEQVQKLYNHRWDRNWYQAAEE, from the coding sequence ATGATCAAGCGCACTTTGGGCCGCACCGGCCTGCAAGTCACAGAAATTGGATACGGGGCCTGGGGCATCGGTCAGAGCATGTGGATTGGTGCCGAAGACGATGAAAGCCTGAAAGCCCTGCGCCGTTTTGTGGAGCTGGGCGGCAACTTCATTGACACCGCTCTGGGCTACGGGAACGGACACAGTGAGGAACTGGTCGGTCAGGTGATCCGGGAGTTCCCGCATGTGCTGGTCGCCACCAAGATTCCTCCCAAAAACATGATCTGGCCTGCACCCAGAGGCATTCCAGCCAGTGATGCATTTCCTGCAGAGCATGTGATTCAGTGCACCGAGCAGAGCCTGAAAAACCTCGGGCTGCCCCACATCGACGTGCAGCAGTTTCACGTCTGGGACGACAGCTGGACCGACCAGGGCGACTGGAAAGATGCCATTGACCAGCTCAAGAAAGACGGCAAAATCCGTCACTTTGGCATTTCCATCAACGACCACCAGCCTGAAAACGCCATTCGCCTGATTGAATCGGGTGCGGTGGACAGTGTGCAGGTGATTTACAACGTCTTTGATCAGGGACCGCAGGACCGTCTGCTGGACGCCTGCCTGGAGCACAACGTCGGGGTGATTGTGCGGGTGGCCCTGGACGAAGGGGGACTGACGGGCAAAATCACCCCTGAAACCCAGTTCCCTGAAGGAGACTGGAGACACCGTTACTTTGGTGGGAACCGCAAAGCAGAGTTGCAGGAGCACCTGCAGGCCATTGAGAAGGATCTGGGCATCAACACAGACCAGCTTCCCGAAACAGCTTTGCGCTTTGTGCTGTCCCACAAGGCTGTCTCGACAGTGATTGTGGGCATGCGCAGTGTGCGCAATGTGGAACGCAATGTTGC